A single genomic interval of Trachemys scripta elegans isolate TJP31775 chromosome 3, CAS_Tse_1.0, whole genome shotgun sequence harbors:
- the BCLAF1 gene encoding bcl-2-associated transcription factor 1 isoform X1 — protein MGRSNSRSHSSRSKSRSQSTSRSRSRSHSRKKRYSSRSRSRTYSRSRSRDRVYSRDYRRDYRNNRGMRRPYGYRGRGRGYYQGGGGRYHRGGYRPVWNRRHSRSPRRGRSRSRSPKRRSVSSQRSRSRSRRSYRSSRSPRSSSSRSSSPYSKSPVSSKRRGSLEKQAKKTEGAPLQDSPLKSKSQDEQKDTFEHDPSESLDDFNKSSAASGDIWPGLSAYDNSPRSPHSPSIASPPSQSSSCSDAPLLSTVHSAKNTPQHSHSIQHSPERSGSGSLGNGSSRYSPSQNSPLHHIPSRRSPGKTIPSQSAPREEARMRSFYPEAGEQETAKGGKFLKRYTDEESRVYLLDRGNTREKEAQKERGSEKGRTEGEREWEDQEALDYFIGKDAGKQKFSDSEGEETEETEDYGQFRKSVLADQGKNFATASHRNAEEEGTKYKSKISMKGNRESDGFREDKSYKLKETGYVVERPSATKDKHKEDDKSSERIMVKKETQSPEQVKSEKLKELFDYSPPLHKNLDAREKSTFREESPLRIKMIASDSHRPEVKLKMAPVPLDDSNRPASLTKDRLLASTLVHSVKKEQEFRSIFDHIKLPQASKSTSESFIQHIVSLVHHVKEQYFKSAGMTLNERFTAYQKATEEHCTRQKSPEIHRRIDISPTALRKHTRLAGEERVFKEESQKGDKKLRCDSADLRHDIDRRRKERSKERGDSKGSRESSGSRKQEKTPKDYKDYKSYKDDSKQKREQDRSRSSSSSSPSSASSSSREEKDGKKERDEEFKTHHEQKEYSGFTGVSRPRGTFFRIRGRGRARGVFAGTNTGPSNSNATFQKRPKEEEWDPEYTPKSKKYFLHDDRDDGVDYWAKRGRGRGTFQRGRGRFNFKKSGSSPKWTHDKYQGDGLVEDEEETMENNEEKDRRKEEKE, from the exons atgggTAGATCTAATTCTAGATCTCATTCTTCAAGATCAAAGTCCAGATCTCAGTCCACTTCGAGGTCGAGGTCCAGATCACATTCTAGAAAAAAGAGATACAG TTCTAGGTCTCGGTCCAGGACATATTCACGATCTCGCAGTAGGGATCGTGTTTATTCTAGAGATTATCGCAGAGATTACAGAAATAATAGAGGAATGAGACGCCCCTATGGTTACAGAGGAAGAGGTAGAGGGTATTATCAAGGAGGAGGTGGTAGATATCATCGTGGAGGCTACAGACCTGTCTGGAATCGAAGACACTCCCGAAGCCCTAGGCGGGGTCGTTCACGTTCCAGAAGTCCAAAGCGAAGGTCTGTGTCTTCCCAGAGGTCCAGGAGCAGATCTCGTCGATCTTACAGATCTTCCAGGTCTCCAAGGTCCTCTTCATCTCGTTCCTCATCCCCATACAGCAAATCGCCTGTCTCTTCCAAAAGACGTGGATCTCTGGAAAAGCAGGCTAAGAAAACTGAGGGAGCTCCTCTGCAAGATAGCCCTTTAAAAAGTAAATCACAGGATGAACAGAAAGATACATTTGAACATGACCCATCTGAGTCCCTTGATGACTTTAACAAATCATCAGCAGCTTCTGGTGACATTTGGCCTGGCCTTTCAGCATATGATAACAGTCCAAGGTCACCCCATAGTCCTTCTATTGCCTCCCCACCCAGTCAGAGTTCATCTTGCTCTGATGCCCCTTTGCTCAGCACAGTTCACTCAGCTAAAAACACACCTCAACATTCACATTCCATTCAACATAGCCCTGAGAGGTCTGGCTCTGGTTCCCTTGGAAATGGTTCCAGTCGCTACAGTCCTTCTCAGAATAGCCCATTGCATCATATCCCTTCAAGGAGAAGCCCTGGAAAGACAATCCCTTCACAGAGTGCTCCACGTGAGGAGGCTCGAATGCGCTCATTTTATCCTGAAGCTGGGGAACAGGAAACTGCAAAGGGTGGAAAGTTTCTAAAAAG GTACACAGATGAAGAGTCTAGAGTATACCTGCTTGATAGGGGTAATACCAGGGAGAAAGAGGCCCAGAAGGAGAGAGGATCAGAAAAAGGGAGgacagagggagaaagggaaTGGGAGGATCAGGAAGCTTTAGATTATTTCATTGGTAAAGATGCTGGGAAACAAAAGTTTAGTGACTCTGaaggggaggagacagaggagaCAGAGGATTATGGACAGTTCAGAAAATCTGTCCTCGCAGATCAGGGTAAAAATTTTGCTACTGCATCTCACCGGAATGCTGAGGAGGAAGGAACCAAATACAAATCTAAAATTTCAATGAAGGGCAATAGAGAGAGTGATGGATTTAGAGAAGACAAGAGTTATAAACTTAAAGAGACTGGCTATGTAGTGGAAAGGCCTAGTGCAACAAAAGATAAGCACAAGGAAGACGACAAAAGTTCTGAGAGAATAATGGTGAAGAAAGAAACTCAGTCACCTGAGCAGGTAAAGTCTGAAAAGCTCAAAGAACTCTTTGATTACAGTCCCCCTCTACACAAGAATCTGGATGCGAGAGAAAAATCCACCTTCCGAGAGGAGAGCCCACTTAGGATCAAAATGATAGCCAGTGACTCCCATCGTCCTGAAGTTAAGCTCAAAATGGCACCAGTCCCTCTTGATGATTCCAATAG ACCTGCTTCCTTGACTAAAGACAGGCTGCTTGCTAGTACGCTTGTCCATTCTGTCAAGAAGGAGCAAGAGTTCCGATCCATCTTTGACCACATTAAGTTGCCACAGGCCAGCAAAAGCACGTCCGAGTCATTTATTCAGCACATTGTGTCTTTGGTTCATCATGTCAAAG AACAATACTTCAAGTCAGCTGGAATGACCCTAAATGAGAGGTTCACTGCGTATCAAAAAGCTACTGAAGAACATTGCACCCGGCAAAAGAGCCCAGAAATACACAG gaGGATTGACATCTCTCCAACTGCCCTGAGGAAGCATACCCGTTTAGCAGGTGAAGAGAGAGTCTTTAAAGAAGAAAGTCAGAAA GGAGATAAAAAATTAAGATGCGATTCTGCTGATCTTCGGCACGACATTGACCGTCGTCGAAAAGAGCGAAGTAAAGAACGAGGGGACTCTAAAGGTtccagggaaagcagtggatcaAGAAAGCAGGAGAAAACGCCAAAAGATTACAAGGATTACAAATCTTACAAAGATGACAG taaacAAAAAAGAGAGCAAGACCGTTCTCGATCTTCCTCATCTTCATCCCCGTCTTCCGCCTCATCCAGTTCACGAGAAGAAAAAGATGGCAAGAAAGAAAGAGATGAAGAGTTCAAAACCCACCATGAGCAGAAAGAATATTCAGGTTTTACAGGAGTCAGCAGGCCGAGAGGCACCTTT TTTCGAATTAGGGGCAGAGGAAGAGCCAGAGGCGTTTTTGCTGGAACAAATACTGGTCCCAGCAACTCAAATGCTACTTTTCAAAAGAGACCGAAGGAAGAGGAATGGGATCCTGAATATACCCCAAAAAGCAAGAAATACTTCTTG
- the BCLAF1 gene encoding bcl-2-associated transcription factor 1 isoform X2, which produces MGRSNSRSHSSRSKSRSQSTSRSRSRSHSRKKRYSSRSRSRTYSRSRSRDRVYSRDYRRDYRNNRGMRRPYGYRGRGRGYYQGGGGRYHRGGYRPVWNRRHSRSPRRGRSRSRSPKRRSVSSQRSRSRSRRSYRSSRSPRSSSSRSSSPYSKSPVSSKRRGSLEKQAKKTEGAPLQDSPLKSKSQDEQKDTFEHDPSESLDDFNKSSAASGDIWPGLSAYDNSPRSPHSPSIASPPSQSSSCSDAPLLSTVHSAKNTPQHSHSIQHSPERSGSGSLGNGSSRYSPSQNSPLHHIPSRRSPGKTIPSQSAPREEARMRSFYPEAGEQETAKGGKFLKRYTDEESRVYLLDRGNTREKEAQKERGSEKGRTEGEREWEDQEALDYFIGKDAGKQKFSDSEGEETEETEDYGQFRKSVLADQGKNFATASHRNAEEEGTKYKSKISMKGNRESDGFREDKSYKLKETGYVVERPSATKDKHKEDDKSSERIMVKKETQSPEQVKSEKLKELFDYSPPLHKNLDAREKSTFREESPLRIKMIASDSHRPEVKLKMAPVPLDDSNRPASLTKDRLLASTLVHSVKKEQEFRSIFDHIKLPQASKSTSESFIQHIVSLVHHVKEQYFKSAGMTLNERFTAYQKATEEHCTRQKSPEIHRRIDISPTALRKHTRLAGEERVFKEESQKGDKKLRCDSADLRHDIDRRRKERSKERGDSKGSRESSGSRKQEKTPKDYKDYKSYKDDSKQKREQDRSRSSSSSSPSSASSSSREEKDGKKERDEEFKTHHEQKEYSGFTGVSRPRGTFFRIRGRGRARGVFAGTNTGPSNSNATFQKRPKEEEWDPEYTPKSKKYFLHDDRDDGVDYWAKRGRGRGTFQRGRGRFNFKKSGVI; this is translated from the exons atgggTAGATCTAATTCTAGATCTCATTCTTCAAGATCAAAGTCCAGATCTCAGTCCACTTCGAGGTCGAGGTCCAGATCACATTCTAGAAAAAAGAGATACAG TTCTAGGTCTCGGTCCAGGACATATTCACGATCTCGCAGTAGGGATCGTGTTTATTCTAGAGATTATCGCAGAGATTACAGAAATAATAGAGGAATGAGACGCCCCTATGGTTACAGAGGAAGAGGTAGAGGGTATTATCAAGGAGGAGGTGGTAGATATCATCGTGGAGGCTACAGACCTGTCTGGAATCGAAGACACTCCCGAAGCCCTAGGCGGGGTCGTTCACGTTCCAGAAGTCCAAAGCGAAGGTCTGTGTCTTCCCAGAGGTCCAGGAGCAGATCTCGTCGATCTTACAGATCTTCCAGGTCTCCAAGGTCCTCTTCATCTCGTTCCTCATCCCCATACAGCAAATCGCCTGTCTCTTCCAAAAGACGTGGATCTCTGGAAAAGCAGGCTAAGAAAACTGAGGGAGCTCCTCTGCAAGATAGCCCTTTAAAAAGTAAATCACAGGATGAACAGAAAGATACATTTGAACATGACCCATCTGAGTCCCTTGATGACTTTAACAAATCATCAGCAGCTTCTGGTGACATTTGGCCTGGCCTTTCAGCATATGATAACAGTCCAAGGTCACCCCATAGTCCTTCTATTGCCTCCCCACCCAGTCAGAGTTCATCTTGCTCTGATGCCCCTTTGCTCAGCACAGTTCACTCAGCTAAAAACACACCTCAACATTCACATTCCATTCAACATAGCCCTGAGAGGTCTGGCTCTGGTTCCCTTGGAAATGGTTCCAGTCGCTACAGTCCTTCTCAGAATAGCCCATTGCATCATATCCCTTCAAGGAGAAGCCCTGGAAAGACAATCCCTTCACAGAGTGCTCCACGTGAGGAGGCTCGAATGCGCTCATTTTATCCTGAAGCTGGGGAACAGGAAACTGCAAAGGGTGGAAAGTTTCTAAAAAG GTACACAGATGAAGAGTCTAGAGTATACCTGCTTGATAGGGGTAATACCAGGGAGAAAGAGGCCCAGAAGGAGAGAGGATCAGAAAAAGGGAGgacagagggagaaagggaaTGGGAGGATCAGGAAGCTTTAGATTATTTCATTGGTAAAGATGCTGGGAAACAAAAGTTTAGTGACTCTGaaggggaggagacagaggagaCAGAGGATTATGGACAGTTCAGAAAATCTGTCCTCGCAGATCAGGGTAAAAATTTTGCTACTGCATCTCACCGGAATGCTGAGGAGGAAGGAACCAAATACAAATCTAAAATTTCAATGAAGGGCAATAGAGAGAGTGATGGATTTAGAGAAGACAAGAGTTATAAACTTAAAGAGACTGGCTATGTAGTGGAAAGGCCTAGTGCAACAAAAGATAAGCACAAGGAAGACGACAAAAGTTCTGAGAGAATAATGGTGAAGAAAGAAACTCAGTCACCTGAGCAGGTAAAGTCTGAAAAGCTCAAAGAACTCTTTGATTACAGTCCCCCTCTACACAAGAATCTGGATGCGAGAGAAAAATCCACCTTCCGAGAGGAGAGCCCACTTAGGATCAAAATGATAGCCAGTGACTCCCATCGTCCTGAAGTTAAGCTCAAAATGGCACCAGTCCCTCTTGATGATTCCAATAG ACCTGCTTCCTTGACTAAAGACAGGCTGCTTGCTAGTACGCTTGTCCATTCTGTCAAGAAGGAGCAAGAGTTCCGATCCATCTTTGACCACATTAAGTTGCCACAGGCCAGCAAAAGCACGTCCGAGTCATTTATTCAGCACATTGTGTCTTTGGTTCATCATGTCAAAG AACAATACTTCAAGTCAGCTGGAATGACCCTAAATGAGAGGTTCACTGCGTATCAAAAAGCTACTGAAGAACATTGCACCCGGCAAAAGAGCCCAGAAATACACAG gaGGATTGACATCTCTCCAACTGCCCTGAGGAAGCATACCCGTTTAGCAGGTGAAGAGAGAGTCTTTAAAGAAGAAAGTCAGAAA GGAGATAAAAAATTAAGATGCGATTCTGCTGATCTTCGGCACGACATTGACCGTCGTCGAAAAGAGCGAAGTAAAGAACGAGGGGACTCTAAAGGTtccagggaaagcagtggatcaAGAAAGCAGGAGAAAACGCCAAAAGATTACAAGGATTACAAATCTTACAAAGATGACAG taaacAAAAAAGAGAGCAAGACCGTTCTCGATCTTCCTCATCTTCATCCCCGTCTTCCGCCTCATCCAGTTCACGAGAAGAAAAAGATGGCAAGAAAGAAAGAGATGAAGAGTTCAAAACCCACCATGAGCAGAAAGAATATTCAGGTTTTACAGGAGTCAGCAGGCCGAGAGGCACCTTT TTTCGAATTAGGGGCAGAGGAAGAGCCAGAGGCGTTTTTGCTGGAACAAATACTGGTCCCAGCAACTCAAATGCTACTTTTCAAAAGAGACCGAAGGAAGAGGAATGGGATCCTGAATATACCCCAAAAAGCAAGAAATACTTCTTG
- the BCLAF1 gene encoding bcl-2-associated transcription factor 1 isoform X4, translating into MGRSNSRSHSSRSKSRSQSTSRSRSRSHSRKKRYSSRSRSRTYSRSRSRDRVYSRDYRRDYRNNRGMRRPYGYRGRGRGYYQGGGGRYHRGGYRPVWNRRHSRSPRRGRSRSRSPKRRSVSSQRSRSRSRRSYRSSRSPRSSSSRSSSPYSKSPVSSKRRGSLEKQAKKTEGAPLQDSPLKSKSQDEQKDTFEHDPSESLDDFNKSSAASGDIWPGLSAYDNSPRSPHSPSIASPPSQSSSCSDAPLLSTVHSAKNTPQHSHSIQHSPERSGSGSLGNGSSRYSPSQNSPLHHIPSRRSPGKTIPSQSAPREEARMRSFYPEAGEQETAKGGKFLKSPPLHKNLDAREKSTFREESPLRIKMIASDSHRPEVKLKMAPVPLDDSNRPASLTKDRLLASTLVHSVKKEQEFRSIFDHIKLPQASKSTSESFIQHIVSLVHHVKEQYFKSAGMTLNERFTAYQKATEEHCTRQKSPEIHRRIDISPTALRKHTRLAGEERVFKEESQKGDKKLRCDSADLRHDIDRRRKERSKERGDSKGSRESSGSRKQEKTPKDYKDYKSYKDDSKQKREQDRSRSSSSSSPSSASSSSREEKDGKKERDEEFKTHHEQKEYSGFTGVSRPRGTFFRIRGRGRARGVFAGTNTGPSNSNATFQKRPKEEEWDPEYTPKSKKYFLHDDRDDGVDYWAKRGRGRGTFQRGRGRFNFKKSGSSPKWTHDKYQGDGLVEDEEETMENNEEKDRRKEEKE; encoded by the exons atgggTAGATCTAATTCTAGATCTCATTCTTCAAGATCAAAGTCCAGATCTCAGTCCACTTCGAGGTCGAGGTCCAGATCACATTCTAGAAAAAAGAGATACAG TTCTAGGTCTCGGTCCAGGACATATTCACGATCTCGCAGTAGGGATCGTGTTTATTCTAGAGATTATCGCAGAGATTACAGAAATAATAGAGGAATGAGACGCCCCTATGGTTACAGAGGAAGAGGTAGAGGGTATTATCAAGGAGGAGGTGGTAGATATCATCGTGGAGGCTACAGACCTGTCTGGAATCGAAGACACTCCCGAAGCCCTAGGCGGGGTCGTTCACGTTCCAGAAGTCCAAAGCGAAGGTCTGTGTCTTCCCAGAGGTCCAGGAGCAGATCTCGTCGATCTTACAGATCTTCCAGGTCTCCAAGGTCCTCTTCATCTCGTTCCTCATCCCCATACAGCAAATCGCCTGTCTCTTCCAAAAGACGTGGATCTCTGGAAAAGCAGGCTAAGAAAACTGAGGGAGCTCCTCTGCAAGATAGCCCTTTAAAAAGTAAATCACAGGATGAACAGAAAGATACATTTGAACATGACCCATCTGAGTCCCTTGATGACTTTAACAAATCATCAGCAGCTTCTGGTGACATTTGGCCTGGCCTTTCAGCATATGATAACAGTCCAAGGTCACCCCATAGTCCTTCTATTGCCTCCCCACCCAGTCAGAGTTCATCTTGCTCTGATGCCCCTTTGCTCAGCACAGTTCACTCAGCTAAAAACACACCTCAACATTCACATTCCATTCAACATAGCCCTGAGAGGTCTGGCTCTGGTTCCCTTGGAAATGGTTCCAGTCGCTACAGTCCTTCTCAGAATAGCCCATTGCATCATATCCCTTCAAGGAGAAGCCCTGGAAAGACAATCCCTTCACAGAGTGCTCCACGTGAGGAGGCTCGAATGCGCTCATTTTATCCTGAAGCTGGGGAACAGGAAACTGCAAAGGGTGGAAAGTTTCTAAAAAG TCCCCCTCTACACAAGAATCTGGATGCGAGAGAAAAATCCACCTTCCGAGAGGAGAGCCCACTTAGGATCAAAATGATAGCCAGTGACTCCCATCGTCCTGAAGTTAAGCTCAAAATGGCACCAGTCCCTCTTGATGATTCCAATAG ACCTGCTTCCTTGACTAAAGACAGGCTGCTTGCTAGTACGCTTGTCCATTCTGTCAAGAAGGAGCAAGAGTTCCGATCCATCTTTGACCACATTAAGTTGCCACAGGCCAGCAAAAGCACGTCCGAGTCATTTATTCAGCACATTGTGTCTTTGGTTCATCATGTCAAAG AACAATACTTCAAGTCAGCTGGAATGACCCTAAATGAGAGGTTCACTGCGTATCAAAAAGCTACTGAAGAACATTGCACCCGGCAAAAGAGCCCAGAAATACACAG gaGGATTGACATCTCTCCAACTGCCCTGAGGAAGCATACCCGTTTAGCAGGTGAAGAGAGAGTCTTTAAAGAAGAAAGTCAGAAA GGAGATAAAAAATTAAGATGCGATTCTGCTGATCTTCGGCACGACATTGACCGTCGTCGAAAAGAGCGAAGTAAAGAACGAGGGGACTCTAAAGGTtccagggaaagcagtggatcaAGAAAGCAGGAGAAAACGCCAAAAGATTACAAGGATTACAAATCTTACAAAGATGACAG taaacAAAAAAGAGAGCAAGACCGTTCTCGATCTTCCTCATCTTCATCCCCGTCTTCCGCCTCATCCAGTTCACGAGAAGAAAAAGATGGCAAGAAAGAAAGAGATGAAGAGTTCAAAACCCACCATGAGCAGAAAGAATATTCAGGTTTTACAGGAGTCAGCAGGCCGAGAGGCACCTTT TTTCGAATTAGGGGCAGAGGAAGAGCCAGAGGCGTTTTTGCTGGAACAAATACTGGTCCCAGCAACTCAAATGCTACTTTTCAAAAGAGACCGAAGGAAGAGGAATGGGATCCTGAATATACCCCAAAAAGCAAGAAATACTTCTTG
- the BCLAF1 gene encoding bcl-2-associated transcription factor 1 isoform X3, with the protein MGRSNSRSHSSRSKSRSQSTSRSRSRSHSRKKRYSSRSRSRTYSRSRSRDRVYSRDYRRDYRNNRGMRRPYGYRGRGRGYYQGGGGRYHRGGYRPVWNRRHSRSPRRGRSRSRSPKRRSVSSQRSRSRSRRSYRSSRSPRSSSSRSSSPYSKSPVSSKRRGSLEKQAKKTEGAPLQDSPLKSKSQDEQKDTFEHDPSESLDDFNKSSAASGDIWPGLSAYDNSPRSPHSPSIASPPSQSSSCSDAPLLSTVHSAKNTPQHSHSIQHSPERSGSGSLGNGSSRYSPSQNSPLHHIPSRRSPGKTIPSQSAPREEARMRSFYPEAGEQETAKGGKFLKRYTDEESRVYLLDRGNTREKEAQKERGSEKGRTEGEREWEDQEALDYFIGKDAGKQKFSDSEGEETEETEDYGQFRKSVLADQGKNFATASHRNAEEEGTKYKSKISMKGNRESDGFREDKSYKLKETGYVVERPSATKDKHKEDDKSSERIMVKKETQSPEQVKSEKLKELFDYSPPLHKNLDAREKSTFREESPLRIKMIASDSHRPEVKLKMAPVPLDDSNRPASLTKDRLLASTLVHSVKKEQEFRSIFDHIKLPQASKSTSESFIQHIVSLVHHVKEQYFKSAGMTLNERFTAYQKATEEHCTRQKSPEIHRRIDISPTALRKHTRLAGEERVFKEESQKGDKKLRCDSADLRHDIDRRRKERSKERGDSKGSRESSGSRKQEKTPKDYKDYKSYKDDSKNVLSVFYTAYGG; encoded by the exons atgggTAGATCTAATTCTAGATCTCATTCTTCAAGATCAAAGTCCAGATCTCAGTCCACTTCGAGGTCGAGGTCCAGATCACATTCTAGAAAAAAGAGATACAG TTCTAGGTCTCGGTCCAGGACATATTCACGATCTCGCAGTAGGGATCGTGTTTATTCTAGAGATTATCGCAGAGATTACAGAAATAATAGAGGAATGAGACGCCCCTATGGTTACAGAGGAAGAGGTAGAGGGTATTATCAAGGAGGAGGTGGTAGATATCATCGTGGAGGCTACAGACCTGTCTGGAATCGAAGACACTCCCGAAGCCCTAGGCGGGGTCGTTCACGTTCCAGAAGTCCAAAGCGAAGGTCTGTGTCTTCCCAGAGGTCCAGGAGCAGATCTCGTCGATCTTACAGATCTTCCAGGTCTCCAAGGTCCTCTTCATCTCGTTCCTCATCCCCATACAGCAAATCGCCTGTCTCTTCCAAAAGACGTGGATCTCTGGAAAAGCAGGCTAAGAAAACTGAGGGAGCTCCTCTGCAAGATAGCCCTTTAAAAAGTAAATCACAGGATGAACAGAAAGATACATTTGAACATGACCCATCTGAGTCCCTTGATGACTTTAACAAATCATCAGCAGCTTCTGGTGACATTTGGCCTGGCCTTTCAGCATATGATAACAGTCCAAGGTCACCCCATAGTCCTTCTATTGCCTCCCCACCCAGTCAGAGTTCATCTTGCTCTGATGCCCCTTTGCTCAGCACAGTTCACTCAGCTAAAAACACACCTCAACATTCACATTCCATTCAACATAGCCCTGAGAGGTCTGGCTCTGGTTCCCTTGGAAATGGTTCCAGTCGCTACAGTCCTTCTCAGAATAGCCCATTGCATCATATCCCTTCAAGGAGAAGCCCTGGAAAGACAATCCCTTCACAGAGTGCTCCACGTGAGGAGGCTCGAATGCGCTCATTTTATCCTGAAGCTGGGGAACAGGAAACTGCAAAGGGTGGAAAGTTTCTAAAAAG GTACACAGATGAAGAGTCTAGAGTATACCTGCTTGATAGGGGTAATACCAGGGAGAAAGAGGCCCAGAAGGAGAGAGGATCAGAAAAAGGGAGgacagagggagaaagggaaTGGGAGGATCAGGAAGCTTTAGATTATTTCATTGGTAAAGATGCTGGGAAACAAAAGTTTAGTGACTCTGaaggggaggagacagaggagaCAGAGGATTATGGACAGTTCAGAAAATCTGTCCTCGCAGATCAGGGTAAAAATTTTGCTACTGCATCTCACCGGAATGCTGAGGAGGAAGGAACCAAATACAAATCTAAAATTTCAATGAAGGGCAATAGAGAGAGTGATGGATTTAGAGAAGACAAGAGTTATAAACTTAAAGAGACTGGCTATGTAGTGGAAAGGCCTAGTGCAACAAAAGATAAGCACAAGGAAGACGACAAAAGTTCTGAGAGAATAATGGTGAAGAAAGAAACTCAGTCACCTGAGCAGGTAAAGTCTGAAAAGCTCAAAGAACTCTTTGATTACAGTCCCCCTCTACACAAGAATCTGGATGCGAGAGAAAAATCCACCTTCCGAGAGGAGAGCCCACTTAGGATCAAAATGATAGCCAGTGACTCCCATCGTCCTGAAGTTAAGCTCAAAATGGCACCAGTCCCTCTTGATGATTCCAATAG ACCTGCTTCCTTGACTAAAGACAGGCTGCTTGCTAGTACGCTTGTCCATTCTGTCAAGAAGGAGCAAGAGTTCCGATCCATCTTTGACCACATTAAGTTGCCACAGGCCAGCAAAAGCACGTCCGAGTCATTTATTCAGCACATTGTGTCTTTGGTTCATCATGTCAAAG AACAATACTTCAAGTCAGCTGGAATGACCCTAAATGAGAGGTTCACTGCGTATCAAAAAGCTACTGAAGAACATTGCACCCGGCAAAAGAGCCCAGAAATACACAG gaGGATTGACATCTCTCCAACTGCCCTGAGGAAGCATACCCGTTTAGCAGGTGAAGAGAGAGTCTTTAAAGAAGAAAGTCAGAAA GGAGATAAAAAATTAAGATGCGATTCTGCTGATCTTCGGCACGACATTGACCGTCGTCGAAAAGAGCGAAGTAAAGAACGAGGGGACTCTAAAGGTtccagggaaagcagtggatcaAGAAAGCAGGAGAAAACGCCAAAAGATTACAAGGATTACAAATCTTACAAAGATGACAG caaaaatgtatTATCTGTCTTTTACACGGCTTATGGTGGATGA